In Mobula birostris isolate sMobBir1 chromosome 2, sMobBir1.hap1, whole genome shotgun sequence, the genomic stretch gtccaggggtttcttaaaagaccctatcgtatccgcctccaccaccgtcgacGGCAGCCCataccacgcactcaccactctctgcgtaaaaaaacttacccctgacatctcctctgtacctacgttACTGAAGCCTCAGCTTCATTGACTGTGAAATGCCATGGCCACTGTAGACAATTAATGCCCAAAATATTTCACATGTAAAGCATGATTCAAGAAGAAACCAACAAACAAAACGAAAgtgtgctttaaaaaaaaaatctttcactGTCGTACAGTGAGGACCAAAAGATTTGGTCTCGTTAATGCCAAAAAAAATGTAACCCAGCACCTACAATAACTTCTCTTCCCTATAGCAGATATAAAAAATGCGACTgcaataaatacaaaaataaagggaAACCAACATACGTAAAGCAACTTAATGGCAAAGTTTAACAGAACCATCTAAACTCCGTACAATTCGTATTCAATAATGAATCACCAGAGATAGTTTGTCTTACAAAATCGCAACGTGTTTAAAAAGTTTATGTAATTATAATTAGGAATAACTTTGAAATTAATAGTGTATTTTCCAATCAAAATATGTTTTGTATTTAGAACTATTTTGTGCATAATATCCTTTACAGATTTACCTCAGTCACATACATCTCCATCTCTGCATACTTAATCATCCACCCGCACTTTCGTTTGCCTATTTTCTCTCCACGTGAACAGAAACCACTCATTTATTCACTTGTACGTGCAAACATATAGTGCAGACAAAAAAATAAAATGTCCTCAATTCTCTCTCTGTTTCACATATTTACTAAACTGATGCCCTTCCGTGAGCATCTCCAGTTTCACGCAAAAATATAAGTTtagcacacagaatgctggaagaactcagcgggtcaggcagcatctacagaaaggaaaAGAATCGGCATTTTGGGGGctggggcgagacccttcatttggattGGAAAGGACATtcctccccattcctttccagtcctggtgaagggtctcggcccggaacgtcgactctttattcctctccatagatgctgcctgacctgagttcctgtagcattgtgtgtgtgtcactttggatttccagcatctgcagaagctcttgtgtttatggaAACTACACGATGTTCCTTAGTTGGTTCGGCCGATGAGGGAACTTGACACAACAAATGCCAGTTGATCGGCTAGACACGACGCGACGAGAAGGGCGTCGGCATTTCCGAATACTTCTCGGCCCCTGTGGTTTCGGGAGGAAAAAGAGCTCCTGAGGAGCTGCATTACGGAAGTAAACCCTGCTTTATGGTGTCATATCTTAAACGTTGTCACTTAACAATCGGAAcacaagatgggggggggggttctccaTTTAACAACTACAATTAGAAATAGCAATTAAAGACGAACACGTCTAAAAATATATTTGTCTCCGGATAAATTTTCAACTTGATGAGATTgtgagaatgaggaagaaatttcATTAAGAAGTTCTGCTGACATTGTGTAGCCACTATTTTAATATCAAAATTAGATGTTGAAATTGCTAGATTGCAAATATTCACGTGCATTATTCGATTTACATTCACTCCTGCCCGTCCCACGGTGCTATTCAGTGGGTGACGATGATCTGTTTCTGAAACCTCTGATGTGCAAACGGTAGACGTACTGTCGCCGAACGCCAGGgcaggggtggggcgggggggggtatTTTTTCACTTGCCTGGGCaaatgtggagagagagaagtgggggaggggaggaatggCGAGTTTCCCCATGGTCGGGCTGGACTCTTGCCCGTACAGAGCAGACTAGCGTGCAACTATCCGCATAATCATAACGATAATTCTTCCGAGTATAATTGAGATTTATATCTGGTTTTCGCCTCGCCTCTGAGAAATAATAGTGCAGAATGCTGGTAATCTGTTCCTGGCACTTAGTCTACGCTGCTCTGTCAGTTGGTGAGGCGGGAGTAACGCCGGCACCCCGAATTACGGATAGCACTGGTCAGTGTTTAGTCCCTCACAAAGCAACGAAAATTGAGGTTTCGATGATTTACTGGGAATCCTGAGCCGCAGGGTCTTTCCCGAAAACCGTTAACTGTCTTAATAACCTCCACACACCGACGTAATTTTCCGTCAGTGCATCGTTCTGGGGCGCCTGCGGTTCTATGGGCCTGATTCCATTCCCCTCAGACTCGGTGCTGGGGACTTCCTGTAGTTCAAGCACTTGGGGAGCAACGCTgggagattcagtctgttcttcctcctcctcttttgTCAGTTCTTCCAGGTCATCGTACTTGGCCTGCTGCCTCGTGTCGAAGTATTTGGCCACGCAATAGGTGACCGAGCCCACCGTGTTCACCACCACGCCGGCGATGAACAGGGAGGTTGGCACCACGTCCTTGAAAGCCAGCATGCCCACCGTGATGGTGGCCACACTTTTGACCACGCCCACAAAGCTGGTGGTGACCGCCGAGTTGATGTACGTGCAGTGCAGGGTGGTGAAGTTCATGAGGCAGCCGATCAGGATGCAGGAGACGAAGGTACAGCAGACTGCGGGGTCCAGCCAGCCCGGGTACGACCAGACGTTGACCACATCCAGGCTGGCGAGGCTGCAGATCAGCAGTATTGGCGAGGCGGAGACGGCGATGGTATATTGGGCAGTCAGGGGGCCGTAGGAATACTCGCTGCCCTTCTTTTGAATCACCACCAGATAAGCGGCGTGGACCAGCACTGCGAATACCCCGGTCACGTAGCCGATTGGCTCCCCGGAAAGATCACCAGCCCCTGGGGGAAAGCACAGGCCTGTGAGAAACATGCCGAAAAACTTGTACCAGCTGCACTTTAGTATACTGGTACCTGCTTACCAAACAAACAGAGAGAGAGCTAGGGGTTTAGTGATAAAACACAAAGAAATACTATCAGCCAATTACTTTATTAACTGACGCCGTTAATCAACTATTTGACAATGACTGTATGGAGAATAAAGATTTATAAAACATTAAAAAGATTTATAGACGTATCTATATTTATGCAGATTCCTTTCAGTTTTAGTCGATTTTAAATTGGATGTCAATGCTATCTGGGTTATTCAACCAGATTGACCCCTGTGATTTTTTTGATCCTTTCCATTGTGTTCGTGCAATGCAAGAACATTAGTTCCGGGACATCTCGCCATTGTCAATTAACCTTCATTATATTTTTCGCGCAATGCCCGTGAATAAACTAACGGCAACTAGAGTCCTCTGCAATTGCGTGGGGAATTACAAATCGGCGACCTAGGAGAATCTCGGACCTGTCACCTTGGGGACAGATTGCCTGTAATACTGACCTGCTAGCGCGGCTCCGCAGGTGGTGAGCAGCACCGCTACACCGACACCGATCGAGGGGGTGCCGTTCTTGAGCAGGAAAACTCCTATTATTAAGGTAACGAGAGGTAGACAGCGCTTGAAAACAACGTACATGGGAAGACTGAGACCTCGGAGCGACCACAGAGTCAAACAGGACTGCAGAGTGGACAGCAGCGTGACGCTGGCGAAGACCTTGGCCAGGCTAAAACTATAAGGCGGAACGTCTATTTTACCCAGCCTCCTGAGGACCTCGAGTGTCAGAGCGGCGGTGCTGCTCGTCAGAAACTGCACCAGCGTTAAAAAGATGAAATTGTGCCGAGAAATAAGAATCTTCAGCAGAATGTTCAAGGATCCCGAAAACACTCCGTGGGCAACAGCCACCGAGATACCGAGCGTCCTGCCCTTACAGAGATGCATGGTGCTTCAGATGTGAAACCAATGGGTTTTAGCAGCAGTTAGCCTTTGGGTACCAACTGCCACAGACACTCTGACTCAAGCACCGCCCACCCTACGGTTCCATTCATTAACTAAAGGCGGAGGCGGGAGGATTTACAGGACTGGGGTTGAAACTGATCAATTGAACACTTTATTAATGACCACCATTCAAAATGCTGCAAAGTCAAATGTGAATGATCCCGGGCAGTTGACGCATAGAAACCAGTTGCAAATGCAGCTTCCCATTTACTTAATTAAGTGAgtgtttttattttacatttcttTTCGCCACTGCACGATTAATGGTGAGTCACTGCTCAGGGGGCCGTCAGTCCAGTAAGAGACACCgtgaaactgcagatgctatCAATCTGGAGCAATAcgtacagaatgctggaagaactcaaagtcagctggcatctatggagggtaatGAACGATCGATGTTTccgaccgagacccttcaccggTCTTGTGTGTGTTCTGCCAGTCAACTAATGCCGAATTCAATCACCACTCTCAAAATCCCGAACCATTAACGTTTACGCGAACTGTTCGATGTTTAGACGAAAATAAAACACGTCTTCAAGTCAGGTGCTGAAAATAATCTGCCCCCTTGAAAGTACGTTATCTCTTTTAGCTGAGTACATTTTCTTTCCGTGATCAAAACACTAAACGGAGCTGTCAGTCAAAGACCTGAGTGTATTGTCTTTTATTTATGATTACAGGCTACGACCAGAGGCGCACGAGAAACCGTTCTGTAAGAAACTGGACACACGGCTGTAGTATCCCTTCGTGCCCACAGCTCTGTCATTTTAACAAAACGTCGATGTAGTCAAAGGGCTGTAAATGCTAAACTTCCTTCCTAAGATGTACTTTTATGCTTCATCAACACAGTTACTAGAAGATAAGGAATCGTCAATATGCCAGAGCAATGCGTCCAACACAATATCCGACTTCAAACTAGACGACGGAAAGAGAGTGAAATCTGTGACATGAATCAATGTTTTTGCACTCGATTGAAATCCGGAAATTCCATGATTAGAAACGAGTATTTCCTTGCTCGTTATATGTTCTAGAGGTTACAATCATCGTCCTTTTAATTGATAAACTATTTTGACACATTTGCTAACCTGTCGTCGCAGCTTGTGGATCAACAGATGAAAATGAAGATCTGAACTTCATAATCTGCTCTCTTCAGATTTCTGTGTTGCTTTCCGACGTGCGCACAATTATACTGGACTACATTAGCCTCGTAGGACATCTTGGTCGATATGGACCAGTTGGGTAGAAAGGCCTGTATCCGTAGAGTCCACGTTTCTGAGGTACGCTGTACCTCGCCTCCGCTTCGCTTTTATTTCTCAGAATCATCTCGAAGGCCATTTGACTCGTATTGCCCGTGCTGATTCTTCAGCAGAGCCAGCAAATTATCCGCACGCCGCCTTTTCCCATTGCTGCAGGTTCCCGTATCCAACTACTATCATCTCCTTTGAAATACCTTTGACTCTGCTTCAATTATCTGGGAAATTTCCAAACTTAACCCCAATATTCCTTTCATAACAATAGCAGGCTGTCCATTTGCTGACATTGTACTTCTCAGAGGCAGTGGTGAAATCCGAACTATTATGCCTAAACTTTAGCTCCTGGAAGAGAGATCACGAAAACCccagtcttttccccagagcCATGTCACCTATTGTCTCTCTACGGCCCTGATGATCCTGCTCCCAGCACCGCTACAGGCAGGAGACCAAGCTTTAGTTTGTTCTCGGAATTTTAAACCTGTACCTCTAGACCTAGCGACCATTTGTTAACGGGTACTGTTTTCTTGCATTTAACCTAATTTATCCTCTATCAAACCTTTTCTTAATCTTCTTTGCTCCAACGTGAACAGCCGCAGCTTCCCCATTTTGTTGACCGTTCTAGTAAATCTGTTCCTCAAGCTTTCTAGCACTCTCACGTGCTTTTTGAAGTGTCTAAAccagaaataaaagcaaaatcgCATTTGCCATTTAATCAGGCTTTAATAAAATTCAATATCACTCATTTtgtagtctgtgcctttatttctgAAACCCAAAACCCTACTTACCACTATATCAACATCACCTGCCTCTTCTATATACACACAGATACAGGTACTTTAAAACTCAATGAAGGGTCGCCAAGtcgcctgtactcttttccatagatgctgccaggcctgctgagttcttccagcactttgtatgaaTTCATCTATATTTCCTCTCATCCTTTCTGCCAACTTGTTTCACTTTTGCTATCTACCTGCTCGTACTGTCAGTCTGTGCCATTTTACAGTAATCCAAGGAAGCATTTCTATTGATTTTTATTTAACATGTTGCACAACGTCAAAGGCAGGATGAAAGCTAAATATAATTTTAGACTGGATTGCATACTCTACTGGGCAGCTCAAACAGGAGTGAGGCAGACTTTTGGTCAAGTGTTTCACAACTAAAGCTTTTATGTACTTTGTAGAATATTAAATCAAAAGAAACGTACTAgggattctggaaatctgaaataaaaatagaaaaaaacacacacaaaaatgccggAAGAACTTAGGAGGTcagaaatggaaataaataaccagttgatgtttcgggaagagacccttcttcagaactgaaaaggaaggtgACGAACGGGGGGGAGGAGGATGATAAGCTAAAAGTTGATAGCTGAAGTCAGGTAGGTGGGGAAGAGGGtctgaagtaaaaagctgggaggccATGGGTggaaaaagggctggagaagaaggaatccgataggagaggatagtggaccatggggtaaagggaaggaggaacgcACCAGGGTGgtcataggcaggtgaggagtagAGACAAGAGATTGGGGAATTAAAGAAAAATCAAGGGAGCAGGGGGCAATTACCAAAAGCTgcagaaattaatgttcatgccatcagattggaggctacccaaacagaatatgagatgttgctcctcctgcctgattgtggcctcatcgtgtcagaagaggaggccatgaactgacatgttggaatgggaatggagatgggaattaaaatggttggcaacAGGGAAATGCTGTTTATTGCTGTTGGAGCAGAAGTGCTCAACAAAGTGCTCCTCCAATTTATGTTGGGTTTCATCAATATAGAGGAGCGCTGAATACAATAGACAACCCAACAGATTCataggtgaagtgctgcctcagtcgaaaggactgtttggggccctgagctgagatgagggaagaggtgaataagcaggtgtagcacttctgctgcttgcagggataagtgccaagaggagattaatgggggggggggggaggcaattGGGCAAGAGAATCAaagagggaatgatccctgtggaaaacggtGGGTGGGGGTGAGGTAAAGATATGGTTGGTGGCACAGTCCCGATGAAGATGGAAGTTGCGGATAATAGTGTGTTGGGTGTGGAGGCTAATGGGATGGCAAGTGAGGAATTCTACCCCTGTTAAGGCGGTGGGAACATGGTGTGACTGCAGTtgtctgggaaatggaagagatgcaggtcaGGGCaaaatcaatggtggaggaagggaaaccccagcctttgaaggaggaggacacctctgatgtcctggaagggAAACatctccgccgctccaaggaaaaaTGGCCCagtccactcaacctattctcataaggcatgctccctagtccgggcaacatacttgtaaatctcctctgcaccaatctataagtttccacatccttcctgtagtgaggcaaccagaattgaacacagtactccaagtggggtctgactagggtcctatatagctgcaacattacctcttggctcctaaactcaatcccacacttgatgaaggccaatgcacttatgctttcttaaccacagggtcaacctgcgcagcagccttgagtgtcctatggactcagaccccaagatccctttgatcctccacactgccaagagtcttaccattaatactatattctgccatcatatttgacctactaaaatgaaccacctcacacttatctaggttgaacttcatctgccacttctcagccaagttttgcatcctatcaatgtcctgctgtaacctctgacagccctccacactatccacaacacccccaacctttgtgtcatcagcaaatttactaacccatccctccacttcctcatccaggtcacttataaaaatcacgaagagtaggggtcccagaacagatccctgaggcacaccactggtcaccggcctccatgcagaatatgacccatctgcaaccattctttgccttctgtgggcaggccaattctggatccactaagcaaagtccccttggatctttctcaataagccttgcatggggtaccttgtcaaatgcctcacctTGGGAACAGATGAGgctgagatgaaggaactgagaatcGCATTTTTACAGGatagagagtgggaagaggtatggtcactctggacttccagcacctgcagaacctcttgtgtttataaaaatAGAACATGCTGGAATTACTCACGTTACATCACTCAAGAAGCAGAATTTACTTCAAGTCAATGATCTTCAACGAAAGGTCGTCAAACTGAGACATTAACTTCTCtgttccacagctgctgcctgacctgatgaaaatttccagcattttctccttgTGGTCTCTTTAGCTGCCTGGCTCTCAAACtggcttttgccaatcaacttcccagctcttagatccacccctccccctcccactttcaaatctcttactagctcttctttcaggtagtcctgacgaagggtcccggcctgaaatgtcaactgtacctcttcctatagatgctgcctggcctgctgcgttcaccagcatttttttttgtgtgtttctaaAATATTAATATCATTTTAGTCCATGACTACTTCAAGCATTCTCTTCAGGTTATATTGGCATACAATACATAGAAAGcaaaaactaaaacaaaaaaaagcttTTAAGTAACATTTTAAAGTATTATCTTTAATCAATGTGAGACATTGACtaggacaactgtgctgctccaaagagtgctatatgaggtcattcttaccctcggctatTAGACTCTATAATAAGTGATGGCCTCCTGCAGTTAGACTGTTAAGAGgtacttactttttattgtttcttacttttcttttaatatttgtatatttgtatatctgtgcacttgtaatgccactgtgacactgtaatttccattgggatcaataaagtatctatctatcttcattagtcaggacgCCGAATACAGAAGTATGGAGATTAAGTTCCAAATTTTAAAAACCTTGGTCCTATCCCAGATGGAGCACTGCATACTGTTCTGGTCATCAAGGCATCGGAAGGATGTGATCGTATGGAGAgggtgcaatgaagattcaccacgCTGTTACTTGGAATGAGACTGGAGAAGCTTACTCTGTTCTCCCTGGAGCAGAGGACATTAAGAAAAGATATGattgaaataaataaaattgtgACGTGTATAGACAGGGTATACTGCAAGGCAGTTCATATTAAAGATAAATAAAACTAGAGACCATAGGTTTAGATAAGGGGGAAGAGATTTAGAAGAGATCTgaggggggagcttcttcacctataggatgttacctggaatgcactgcctgtagAGTGGTTGAAGCTGGGTTGCTGAcactgttaagaccataagatataggagcagaattacgccatttggcccagtgagtctgctctgctgtttcatcatggtagatgcaattttcctctcagccccaacctcctgccttctccctgtatcccttcatgccctgaccaatcaagtctatcaacctctgctttaaatatacataaagacttgtcctccacagctgtctgtggcaaagaattccacagattcaccactctctggctaaagaaattcctccttatctccattctaaaaggacaccattttattctgaggctgtgccctctggtctcagactctcccaccataggaaacatcctcttcacatccactctatccaggccttccacaattccataggtttcaatgaggtcaccttctATTCATCTCTTGATCCTTCCAGAAATGCAAATTGATTCAATTTATTCTCCTGTGTAGACATCACTGAGATTAAAATATAGATTTGGTATTTTGGTGAGCTTGCTCAACAGCTTTCCACAGTAACAGATTCACAGTCCTAACCAGAATCCTCTTCCCAAAAGTCTAAAGTAAAACAAGCTCAAGATACAAGTTGACCTGTCTAAACGGAGCACATTACCCCACAAAGATCATAGTATCTGTATTGTACTTTTGCCTGTGCTATTAACGTTCAATTTTGTGGTTAATCCTGGTCATATTCTTTCATTTAAATCCACTTCCTTTTGTTTCAATCGTGTTAGCCAGGTCTTGTAACAGCAGAATATATATCTTAACTGTTCTATTCTTGCTATCTGCAGCTAGCCACCATTTTACTCCAATTAGTGTCCTTATTTGCCTAGAATCAGAAAAGTTGTTTATAATCAGCGTCAAAGAAGTGCTATAAAAGTTAACTATTAACAATGTTATGGCCATTCAATCGTGATTATCAGGGAAATTTGTTACATTTCATTGAGACCACTCTCTGCGATCTTTTTAATAGTTCATTTACATTGACAATCAATCAAGTTTTATATCTTTACTTTACTAAAATGATCAATACCGTACCTGACGAGCCATAATCATGGCAACAGTCCGACA encodes the following:
- the slc35d3 gene encoding solute carrier family 35 member D3, with product MHLCKGRTLGISVAVAHGVFSGSLNILLKILISRHNFIFLTLVQFLTSSTAALTLEVLRRLGKIDVPPYSFSLAKVFASVTLLSTLQSCLTLWSLRGLSLPMYVVFKRCLPLVTLIIGVFLLKNGTPSIGVGVAVLLTTCGAALAGAGDLSGEPIGYVTGVFAVLVHAAYLVVIQKKGSEYSYGPLTAQYTIAVSASPILLICSLASLDVVNVWSYPGWLDPAVCCTFVSCILIGCLMNFTTLHCTYINSAVTTSFVGVVKSVATITVGMLAFKDVVPTSLFIAGVVVNTVGSVTYCVAKYFDTRQQAKYDDLEELTKEEEEEQTESPSVAPQVLELQEVPSTESEGNGIRPIEPQAPQNDALTENYVGVWRLLRQLTVFGKDPAAQDSQ